One window from the genome of Bufo bufo chromosome 4, aBufBuf1.1, whole genome shotgun sequence encodes:
- the LOC120999542 gene encoding gastrula zinc finger protein XlCGF66.1-like isoform X3 has protein sequence MDRNSDKMAESIINLTLEILFQITGEEYTVVKKISSEDPVAEGRGRTLSPISWPTPHIPIHEKVHREKILELTNKIIELLTGEVRIRCQDVAIYFSMQEWKYLEENKDLYQDVKKEDHRPLKSRIKEERTTPERCPSPLLPQDDSKEHHNVPQDDQFFSPIKDLKIIKVEEADMDFATDNHPGE, from the exons ATGGATAGAAACAGTGACAAGATGgcagagagtataataaatctcaccctggAGATCCTCTTCCagattactggagag gaatacacagtagtgaagaagatcTCTAGTGAGGACCCTGTAGCTGAAGGACGGGGAAGAACCCTAAGCCCAATTTCCTGGCCAACACCTCACATCCCGATACATGAGAAAGTTcatagagagaagatcctagaactcaccaacaagatcATTGAGcttctgactggagag gttcgtaTAAGATGTCAGGATGTCGCTATCTATTTCTCCATGCAGGAGTGGAAGTATTTAGAAGAAAACAAAGATCTGTACCAGGACGTCAAGAAGGAGGACCACCGGCCCCTCAAGTCTAGAA TTAAAGAAGAGAGAACAACGCCGgaaagatgtcccagtcctcttcttccacaggatgattcaaaagaacatcacaatgttccacaggatgatcag TTTTTCAGTCCAATTAAAGATCTGAAAATTATTAAGGTTGAAGAGGCAGATATGGACTTTGCCACAGATAACCAcccaggtgagtag